Proteins co-encoded in one Erwinia sp. genomic window:
- the bglH gene encoding Cryptic outer membrane porin BglH (ID:JIFNMEKO_03084;~source:Prodigal:2.6), whose translation MKKYSLKIVAALVACALLPQPVSAEKLTIEQRLEKLEQELASNKKELQVTKAAFNNYKRKTEKQLTVQRKTPTDNTLAVQAKETSVYTNNVIPVNDAESQPQTVSVVQQSSSTAPLTLDDISRYVKEDIGFTYTGYFRSGWGTAGNGSPKSYAIGSLGRFGNEYSSWFDLYLKQRVYEKDGKYAQAVVQLDGNVDEQYASAWFGDTNGTSVLQFSDIYLTTRGFLPFAPEADFWVGRHGLKAYEIQMLDWKSYRQDYGAGVGIENWKVGPGLLDVALTREDLDVYNRELTKKTQMNTNAIDLRYRDIPLWEGGSLSLLAKYASANKSNAQKDNEKHATYYSLKDSWLASVSINQKLQNNGFNEFTLQGANNSMAANFSNYSEANPSLGVNGHYYGDHTNGTAWRVISQGEMFLHDKIVMANALVYSRGHDIYSYDTGAHSDFNSMRAVVRPAWIWDQYNQTGVELGWFTQTNKTQSGVKLKESAYKTTLYHAIKVDTSMLTSRPEIRFYGTYLHQLENDLSQYRFTDNKHDQLTVGVQAEVWW comes from the coding sequence AGAAAAACTGACCATCGAGCAACGTCTCGAAAAACTGGAGCAAGAATTAGCCAGTAATAAAAAAGAGTTACAGGTAACCAAGGCCGCCTTTAACAATTATAAGCGGAAAACAGAAAAACAATTAACTGTACAGCGGAAAACACCGACAGATAATACACTTGCTGTTCAGGCAAAAGAAACATCGGTTTACACCAATAATGTTATTCCGGTTAATGATGCGGAAAGCCAGCCTCAGACGGTTAGCGTTGTGCAACAGAGCAGTAGTACGGCACCTCTCACTCTTGATGATATCAGCCGATATGTCAAAGAAGATATCGGTTTCACCTACACCGGCTATTTCCGCAGTGGATGGGGAACAGCAGGTAACGGCTCACCGAAATCGTATGCAATTGGTTCGCTCGGTCGTTTCGGTAACGAATACAGCAGCTGGTTTGATCTCTATTTAAAACAACGTGTTTACGAAAAAGACGGCAAATATGCCCAGGCGGTAGTGCAGCTTGATGGTAACGTTGATGAGCAATATGCTTCAGCCTGGTTCGGTGATACCAATGGCACCAGTGTCCTGCAATTCTCTGACATCTACCTCACTACCCGTGGCTTCCTGCCTTTCGCACCGGAGGCTGACTTCTGGGTCGGCAGACACGGACTCAAAGCCTATGAAATACAGATGCTCGACTGGAAAAGTTATCGTCAGGATTATGGCGCCGGTGTGGGGATTGAAAACTGGAAAGTCGGTCCCGGTCTGTTAGATGTTGCCCTGACACGTGAAGATCTCGACGTCTATAATCGCGAACTGACTAAAAAGACGCAGATGAATACCAATGCGATCGATTTACGCTATCGTGATATTCCGCTCTGGGAAGGCGGGTCACTTTCATTACTGGCTAAATATGCCAGCGCTAATAAAAGTAACGCCCAGAAAGATAATGAAAAACACGCCACTTATTATTCTCTGAAAGATTCGTGGTTAGCTTCGGTAAGTATTAATCAAAAACTGCAGAATAATGGCTTTAATGAGTTTACTCTCCAGGGAGCTAATAACTCAATGGCAGCTAATTTCTCCAACTACTCAGAAGCCAATCCGTCATTGGGTGTCAATGGTCATTATTATGGCGATCATACTAACGGTACTGCATGGCGAGTAATCTCTCAGGGTGAAATGTTCCTGCATGATAAAATCGTCATGGCAAATGCCCTAGTGTATTCCCGGGGCCACGATATCTACAGTTATGATACTGGTGCTCACAGCGACTTTAACAGTATGCGTGCTGTCGTTCGTCCGGCGTGGATTTGGGATCAATACAATCAGACCGGTGTTGAACTGGGCTGGTTTACCCAGACTAACAAAACGCAATCTGGCGTTAAACTGAAAGAGTCTGCCTATAAAACCACGCTCTATCACGCGATTAAAGTGGATACCAGTATGCTGACCTCACGGCCTGAGATTCGCTTTTATGGTACTTACTTACATCAGTTAGAGAATGACCTCTCCCAATACCGTTTCACGGATAACAAGCATGACCAGCTAACCGTAGGTGTGCAGGCTGAGGTGTGGTGGTAA
- the xylR_1 gene encoding Xylose operon regulatory protein (ID:JIFNMEKO_03085;~source:Prodigal:2.6): MSEKRYRISLLFNANKVYDRQVVEGVGEYLQASQCDWDIFIEEDFCCRIDAIRACPGDGVIADYDDVTVASLLDKLTMPVVGVGGSYHQESDYPPVHYVATDNNALVDAAFSHLKEKGLRRFAFYGLPPESGKRWAAEREYAFLQRASAEQHAVSVYQGMTTPPEKWQHAQYQLADWVKTLAPYTGIIAVTDARARHLLQVCEYLNIAVPDTLSVIGIDDEEMTRYLSRVALTSVRQGTREMGYRAAALLHQLLEQQAVPQQRILIPPAEVIARRSTDFRSLRDPAVIQAMHYIRLQACKGIKVEQVLDAVGLSRSNLEKRFRHETGHSIHLAIHQEKLERARYLLTAIALSMSEVAQMCGYPSLQYFYTVFCKEYNITPKVFRQRPGGKLN; encoded by the coding sequence ATGAGTGAAAAACGTTACCGTATTTCGTTGCTATTCAATGCCAACAAAGTGTATGACCGTCAGGTGGTTGAGGGAGTTGGAGAGTATCTTCAGGCGTCACAATGTGACTGGGATATCTTTATTGAAGAGGATTTTTGTTGCCGGATTGACGCTATCAGGGCGTGTCCGGGCGATGGTGTAATCGCGGATTATGATGATGTCACTGTCGCCAGTTTACTGGACAAGTTGACGATGCCCGTAGTGGGGGTTGGCGGCTCATATCATCAGGAGAGCGATTATCCGCCTGTCCACTATGTGGCAACAGATAATAACGCACTGGTTGACGCAGCTTTCTCGCATCTGAAAGAGAAGGGGCTTCGCCGTTTTGCATTTTACGGCTTGCCGCCTGAAAGCGGCAAGCGCTGGGCGGCGGAGCGCGAGTATGCCTTTCTTCAGCGTGCCAGTGCTGAACAGCATGCTGTTTCGGTGTATCAGGGCATGACGACACCGCCGGAAAAATGGCAACATGCGCAGTATCAACTGGCTGATTGGGTGAAAACATTAGCGCCTTATACCGGTATCATTGCGGTGACTGACGCTAGAGCGCGCCATCTGTTGCAAGTGTGCGAGTATTTGAATATTGCGGTGCCCGATACGTTGAGTGTGATAGGGATTGATGATGAGGAGATGACCCGCTATTTGTCACGTGTTGCGCTCACCTCTGTGAGGCAAGGCACGCGTGAAATGGGCTATCGTGCCGCCGCATTACTGCACCAGTTACTTGAACAACAGGCTGTGCCTCAACAGCGTATTCTGATACCGCCCGCAGAAGTGATTGCCCGACGCTCTACTGACTTTCGTTCGCTGCGTGATCCGGCGGTTATCCAGGCAATGCATTACATTCGCCTCCAGGCTTGCAAAGGCATCAAGGTTGAGCAGGTACTGGATGCCGTAGGTTTGTCGCGATCTAATCTGGAGAAACGTTTTCGTCATGAAACTGGCCACAGTATCCACCTGGCGATTCATCAGGAAAAACTGGAACGGGCGCGTTATCTGTTAACGGCTATTGCGCTGAGTATGAGTGAAGTGGCGCAGATGTGTGGTTATCCTTCATTACAATATTTCTATACTGTCTTTTGCAAAGAGTACAACATCACACCTAAAGTGTTTCGACAGCGTCCGGGTGGCAAGCTGAACTGA
- the patB_3 gene encoding Cystathionine beta-lyase PatB (ID:JIFNMEKO_03086;~source:Prodigal:2.6) translates to MDEAFDRPVSRQGTYSAKWDGKINTSPYHLIPLSVADMDLPLPADITSVLSACTQGGIYGYTVLSEDWQQCVAGWMRRHYQWSVAPHHVVFCPRVIQAVSLYIQNFTAPGDAIATLSPTYHPISNAVSVNQRLLLESELRYHAGRYTIDFIDLEEKFRQAKSFIFLSPHNPTGTIWDRYTLQKIAALAEKHQVFIISDDVHADFIFTQHQHQVISTVSDYVKQHSFICTSPAKTFNMAGLEIANIIIANDKHRKKFQHALDAAGIHNPGFLAVPAYRLACQHGDS, encoded by the coding sequence ATGGACGAGGCGTTCGATCGCCCTGTTTCCCGCCAGGGAACTTACAGCGCAAAATGGGATGGTAAAATAAACACTTCACCGTACCATTTAATTCCGCTTTCTGTCGCCGATATGGATCTCCCTTTGCCTGCGGACATCACGAGCGTACTCTCCGCCTGTACGCAAGGCGGGATCTATGGCTATACCGTGCTGAGTGAAGATTGGCAGCAATGTGTGGCCGGATGGATGCGGCGACATTATCAGTGGTCAGTCGCACCTCACCACGTGGTTTTTTGTCCACGTGTGATTCAGGCTGTTTCCCTCTATATCCAGAACTTTACCGCCCCAGGTGATGCCATAGCTACCTTATCGCCGACTTACCATCCAATCAGCAATGCGGTGTCAGTCAACCAACGCCTGCTGCTGGAAAGTGAACTGCGCTATCACGCAGGGCGTTACACCATCGATTTTATCGATTTGGAAGAAAAATTCCGTCAGGCGAAGAGCTTTATTTTTCTTTCACCGCACAACCCGACGGGAACCATCTGGGATCGCTACACACTACAAAAAATAGCGGCCCTGGCAGAAAAACATCAGGTTTTTATTATTTCTGATGACGTTCATGCTGACTTTATTTTTACTCAGCACCAACACCAGGTTATTTCTACCGTGAGTGATTACGTCAAACAACACTCGTTTATTTGCACTTCTCCGGCAAAAACATTCAACATGGCCGGGCTCGAAATCGCCAATATCATTATTGCCAACGATAAACATCGGAAAAAATTCCAGCACGCACTCGATGCTGCCGGCATTCACAACCCTGGTTTTCTCGCAGTTCCCGCCTATCGCCTTGCCTGCCAGCATGGTGATTCCTAG
- the patB_4 gene encoding Cystathionine beta-lyase PatB (ID:JIFNMEKO_03087;~source:Prodigal:2.6), protein MLWVDYRASGITEDQLKHWFLTRAGVEMSWGSGFGPAGEGFFRINIATTRATLLEALQRIVRTFPYIHQE, encoded by the coding sequence ATGCTATGGGTTGATTACCGGGCAAGCGGGATCACCGAAGACCAACTTAAACACTGGTTTTTAACACGGGCTGGCGTTGAAATGAGTTGGGGTTCGGGCTTCGGCCCTGCAGGCGAAGGTTTTTTTCGCATTAATATTGCCACCACAAGAGCGACGCTGCTTGAAGCTTTACAGCGCATTGTGCGTACATTCCCTTATATCCACCAGGAGTAA
- the mleN gene encoding Malate-2H(+)/Na(+)-lactate antiporter (ID:JIFNMEKO_03088;~source:Prodigal:2.6), which translates to MEQTQKPRAPSLAEALLPIFSMVLLLGIGYAAFDLPPEPLMILSTVIAALLVKRLGYQYNEILTSIAQKIAKTMPTLLILISVGLLIGTWMAGGTIPMMVYYGLKMIDPSMLYVTALLVTSVVSVCTGTSWGSAGTVGVAFMGVAMGMEANLAATAGAVVAGAYFGDKLSPLSGDTNLAAMAAQVDLYEHIGHLLYTTLPSLLLSATVLLIYGMSGDLGNAAVPEKVSLIINGLDDVFHFNLLLLLPVAIVLYGSVTRKPTIPVMLLSALVAVLNAVWIQGFAFHDVIKSAVDGFNVAMVPDQDVSPLLSNLLNRGDMNSMMSTLLICFCALSFAGTMALSGALEVIVHNLLKLVHSTASMILATIACGLTMINVTCNGQISILIPIEMLRHAYIERGLHPKNLSRTVEDSATIFEPILPWTAAGAYMAGTLGVATLSYLPWAVLCWSGIFFATLWDLLALVSPVYPLKSKPAWRQKAMRKHENRGNGYAVTLFRI; encoded by the coding sequence ATGGAGCAGACCCAAAAACCCAGAGCACCCAGCCTGGCTGAAGCCCTGTTGCCTATTTTTAGTATGGTATTACTGTTGGGCATTGGCTATGCAGCTTTCGATCTTCCCCCTGAGCCTCTGATGATTCTGTCGACAGTGATTGCCGCATTGCTGGTGAAACGTCTTGGCTACCAGTACAACGAGATTTTAACCTCAATTGCGCAAAAAATAGCCAAAACAATGCCTACGCTGCTGATTCTTATTTCCGTGGGATTATTGATTGGTACCTGGATGGCGGGTGGTACGATACCCATGATGGTCTACTACGGTCTTAAAATGATCGACCCTTCAATGTTATATGTTACCGCTCTGCTGGTCACGTCAGTGGTGTCGGTGTGCACTGGCACCTCATGGGGTTCCGCCGGCACTGTCGGTGTTGCCTTTATGGGGGTCGCCATGGGGATGGAAGCGAATCTCGCAGCAACCGCCGGAGCGGTAGTCGCAGGGGCGTATTTTGGTGACAAGCTCTCACCTCTCTCTGGTGATACTAACCTTGCGGCGATGGCCGCGCAGGTAGATCTTTATGAGCATATTGGTCACCTGCTCTATACCACACTACCTTCACTGCTGTTGTCGGCAACCGTGCTGTTAATTTACGGCATGAGTGGCGATCTGGGTAACGCAGCCGTCCCTGAAAAAGTCTCATTGATCATTAATGGCCTGGATGATGTATTTCACTTCAACCTGCTGCTACTGCTGCCGGTTGCCATCGTCTTGTATGGCTCTGTTACCCGGAAACCGACCATCCCGGTGATGCTGCTTTCTGCTCTGGTGGCTGTACTCAATGCGGTATGGATCCAGGGTTTTGCTTTTCATGATGTGATTAAAAGTGCGGTAGATGGCTTCAATGTTGCAATGGTCCCGGATCAAGACGTCAGCCCTTTGCTGAGCAACCTGCTCAATCGTGGTGATATGAACTCGATGATGAGCACGCTGCTAATCTGTTTCTGTGCGCTCTCTTTTGCTGGCACCATGGCGCTCAGTGGGGCTCTGGAAGTGATTGTTCATAACTTACTGAAACTGGTGCATTCAACAGCCAGTATGATCCTTGCGACAATTGCCTGTGGTCTGACAATGATCAATGTCACCTGTAATGGACAAATTTCTATCCTGATCCCGATTGAGATGCTGCGCCATGCTTACATAGAACGCGGATTACATCCGAAAAATCTCAGCCGTACTGTCGAAGACTCGGCAACTATTTTCGAGCCGATTCTGCCCTGGACCGCTGCCGGGGCATATATGGCTGGCACGCTAGGCGTGGCTACTCTCAGTTACCTTCCCTGGGCAGTGCTCTGCTGGAGTGGCATCTTTTTTGCCACCTTGTGGGATTTACTGGCATTGGTATCGCCCGTTTATCCCCTGAAGAGCAAACCCGCCTGGAGGCAGAAAGCAATGAGAAAGCATGAAAACCGCGGCAACGGGTACGCAGTCACTCTCTTCAGGATCTGA
- the lutR gene encoding HTH-type transcriptional regulator LutR (ID:JIFNMEKO_03089;~source:Prodigal:2.6), protein MTPLTEPKRPYQEVGNALREMIINMQYQVGDRLPPEREIAEKLEVSRAVVREALIMLELENIIEVRKGSGIYIITLPQLRGSALPDSQAVNAAGPFELLQARQLLESNIAEFAATQATPTDIANMRQALQRERDELTTGEDESGDREFHLTIAQATHNSMLVELLKQSWAWRENNPMWLTLHTRITDKNYRKAWITDHQAILAAMIKKDPVAAKAAMWQHLENVKLRLLELSDVDDPNFDGYLFSSYPVDLIRS, encoded by the coding sequence ATGACACCGTTGACTGAACCTAAACGTCCTTATCAGGAAGTCGGCAATGCGTTGCGCGAAATGATCATCAATATGCAGTATCAGGTGGGTGACCGACTGCCTCCTGAGCGTGAAATTGCTGAGAAGCTTGAGGTTTCCCGTGCGGTGGTGCGTGAAGCATTGATTATGCTGGAACTGGAAAACATTATTGAGGTACGTAAAGGTTCCGGTATCTACATTATCACTCTGCCGCAGTTGCGTGGGAGTGCGTTGCCTGACTCACAGGCGGTGAACGCCGCGGGTCCGTTTGAGTTATTGCAGGCACGCCAATTACTGGAAAGTAATATTGCTGAATTTGCCGCCACGCAGGCGACGCCGACGGATATTGCCAATATGCGTCAGGCGTTACAGCGGGAACGGGATGAGTTAACCACCGGAGAAGATGAGAGCGGTGATCGGGAATTTCATCTGACGATTGCGCAGGCTACGCATAACAGCATGCTGGTGGAATTGCTGAAGCAGTCGTGGGCATGGCGGGAGAATAACCCGATGTGGTTAACGTTGCATACGCGCATTACTGATAAAAATTATCGTAAAGCGTGGATCACCGATCATCAGGCGATCCTCGCGGCGATGATAAAAAAAGATCCTGTCGCGGCAAAAGCGGCGATGTGGCAGCACCTGGAGAACGTTAAGCTACGTCTGCTTGAGCTCTCTGACGTTGATGATCCCAACTTTGATGGCTATCTGTTTAGCTCCTATCCTGTTGATCTCATCAGATCCTGA